The nucleotide window GCCAGTATATTCAAAAAAGTGTTACCTATGTCCCCGAACGTTTGTTACCACTCTCTCCGGTCTGTACAAAAGGGGGGGGTAAGGGGGGATTTATTATGCAGCTTTACTTCCCCCCGATGGAACAATTGCCTGCAGAACGCTGAGATCTTTTGTCCGGACCGCCCCAAACAAAAAAAGCCGCTCACGACGTTTCCGGCGCAAGCGGCTCCGATTTATATTCAGTTCAGTTTTTAAGCGCTTATAAAGTCTTTGAGAATCCCTCCGGTGCTGAGCTGCCGGAGCTTCTTGAGCGCGCGCCTCTCTATCTGCCTTATGCGCTCGCGGGTGAGGCTGTACCTGTTCCCTATCTCGTCGAGCGTGTACGACTCGTCGTACCCGATCCCGAACCTCATCCTCAATATATCCTCCTCCCTGTCGGTCAGGTTCTTGAGCGCTTCCTCTATCTTCTCGGACATCGAAACGGTCGCGAGGAGCGTGTCGGTCGCGGGCCTCGTGTCGGGTATGAAGTCGATGAAGCTGTTCTTCCCGTCTCCTGATGCCGTGTTCACGGCGTCGAGATAAACGACGTTCGTAGAGGTTGCCTTAATGACCTTCGATACTTTCTTCACGCTGAGCCCGGTTTCCTCGGCGACATCTTCTATGGCCGGGGCCTCACCGTTCTCGTTCCTCAGCATGTTGGCCGTCCTCGTGATCTTGTTGGCCTGCTCCAGCACCCTTACCGGGATCCTGATTACCCTCGTCTGGTCGAAGAGCGACCTCGTTATGCTCTGTATGATCCACCACGAGGCGTAGGTCGAGAATCTGTATCCTTTCGACGGGTCGAACTTCTCGACCGCTTTAATAAGACCTATATTTCCTTCCTGTATTATGTCGGCCAGTGGAAGCCCTCTCCCCATGTAGTTCTTCGCGATGCTTATCACGAGCCTGAGGTTCGATTTTATGAATTTGTCCTTGTTCTCTATTTCCTTGTTTCTGTACGCCCTGTAAAGAGCGGACATCCTGTTCAGCTTTACATCGAGCGGCATATACACGCCCGCGGCCTTGGCTTTCCTCTCTTCAAGGCTGCATCTGCAAACGCCCGAATTCTCCTTCTTCAAAATCTCTTCGGTGAGGGCGCTCACATCTTCGGCGAGCTTGTCTGCCTTGGCGTTATATTTCTTTATTTTGGTGGCTATGCGAACCTCTTGCGAGGCGGTCAGGAGCGACTCGGTGCCGACTTCCTTGAAGTAGGACTGTAAGAGCTGATAATCCTCGTCCGGAATTACCCTGTTCTTTCCGTTCATCTTGCCGCCCGACGCCCCGTTCATCAGGCCCTGATCGTACGACATCTCGTTGGCGTGCGTACTTTGTTTCTCAAAGTCCTTCCCCGAGATGCTTCCAGCTACCGAACTATCAAAAGATTCTTTCAAGTCCTGTCGACCCATGGTAGTACCCTCCAGTTTAGTCCTCCGATATTTTTGACCCGTAAACCCCATGAAACTCGCATGATATAAGCGATGCAATGTTTATGCCACCAGCTATGTATTCGCCCTAATATGCTGTATTTATTCATTTAAATCGTTATTTGATACCTGAAGTGTTTCTTAAATTGATATGACTTTCGTGACAAAAAATGTCATTCCAGTGGGGGTATGCCGGAAATTGAAAGCGTAAAATGTCCCGCGCGGGAACAAAAAATCACTCCCCGTTTCGGTAAACGACTATAACCTTAACGATTCCCGGCCCGCGTTTTTGTACTCGCGCCGACTCTCGTCAGGCGTGTGCAAGAAAATTCCGAGGACCTTTACCGCCCCCAAATTGAGGTTGACAACCCCGAATATTGAGGGGAATATTAGCAATACCGATAAGACATGAA belongs to Thermodesulfobacteriota bacterium and includes:
- a CDS encoding RNA polymerase sigma factor RpoD/SigA, whose amino-acid sequence is MSYDQGLMNGASGGKMNGKNRVIPDEDYQLLQSYFKEVGTESLLTASQEVRIATKIKKYNAKADKLAEDVSALTEEILKKENSGVCRCSLEERKAKAAGVYMPLDVKLNRMSALYRAYRNKEIENKDKFIKSNLRLVISIAKNYMGRGLPLADIIQEGNIGLIKAVEKFDPSKGYRFSTYASWWIIQSITRSLFDQTRVIRIPVRVLEQANKITRTANMLRNENGEAPAIEDVAEETGLSVKKVSKVIKATSTNVVYLDAVNTASGDGKNSFIDFIPDTRPATDTLLATVSMSEKIEEALKNLTDREEDILRMRFGIGYDESYTLDEIGNRYSLTRERIRQIERRALKKLRQLSTGGILKDFISA